CGATGACGACCAGCGTAGAACCGATGGTCTCCTCCTTGCTAGGGAAGGAAACCTTCTTCACCTCCGCCTTGACGTCCAGCACGAACTGTTTGATGTTGTCCCGAATCTTCGCGAACATAAGCCCAACTCCCGTTACTCCGATTCACTCCAACTACACGGCCCCAGACCGCCCCTCACTCGCGCACAGGTCGAGCCATCTCGGCTTGGCAGGGGCACCAGGAATCGAACCCGGACCTTCGGTTTTGGAGACCGACGTGCTAGCCGT
This DNA window, taken from Nitrospirota bacterium, encodes the following:
- the secE gene encoding preprotein translocase subunit SecE, yielding MFAKIRDNIKQFVLDVKAEVKKVSFPSKEETIGSTLVVIVFCLVMSIYLSLVDSFLVWLVSRVI